The window GACGTAATTCTTAATGGAAAAAGGTATTTTGGAAAAAAAGGCGATTTAATAAATATACCTGAAAAAATAGAATTAAAAATAGGTTCTAAAAATATAGCAACATTACTATATTTTTCAAAAGATTTAACTTGGAGTGAATCTCTTTTGTAGGAAGGGAGGTAAGAAAAAATGCAAGCATTGGGAATGATTGAAACAAGAGGATTGATAGGTGCTATAGAAGCTGCAGACGCTATGGTAAAGGCAGCTAATGTAAATTTAATGGGTAAAGAAAAAGTGGGAAGCGGAATAATGACAGTTATGATAACTGGAGATATAGGTGCAGTAAAAGCTGCTGTTGATGCAGGTGCAGCAGCAGCGCAATCAGTAGGACAACTTTTAGGAGTTCATGTGATACCAAGACCTCATGATGAAGTTGAAAATATTTTAAAAAAAGAAGTGCCAAAAGAAGTGCAAAAAGAAATAGAAGAAGAGATTATAGAGCTAGTTGAAGTTGTTAAAGAGACAACTACACAGGATTTAGAGATAAAAGAGGAAATAACAGAAGTTATTTCACAAGATTTTATGGAAGAAATAGAAGAAAAAGCTCAAGAGGAAGTTTTACAACGAAAAGTAGCTAGGAGGAAAAAATAAAAATGTTTGATAAAGATTTAACATCTATTCAGCATGCAAGAGATTTAGCTAGAAAAGGTAAGTGTGCAGCAAATAAAATCTCTGATTATACTGAAGAACAGATAGATAAAATAATAAAAAATATGGTGAGAGTAGCTAAAGAAAATGAAGAGTGTCTAGCTAAAATGGCAGTGGAAGAAACAGGTTTTGGAAAAGTAGAAGATAAAACTTTTAAAAACCATTTAGCTTCAACAATTTTATATGATTCTATAAAAGATATGAAAACTGTAGGAGTTATAGAAGAGGATAAAGAGAAAAAAATGATGTGTATTGCTGAGCCAATGGGATTAATTTTAGGAATTATTCCATCGACAAATCCAACATCAACAGCGATATTTAAATCTATAATAGCTGTAAAATCAAGAAATGCAATAGTGTTTACACCGCATCCATCGGCTCAAAAATGTACAAGAGAAGCTGTTAGACTAATGTGTAAGGCTGCAGTAGAAGCTGGAGCTCCAGATTGTATAGTAAGTTGCTTAGAGATGTGTACAATGGAAGCTACAAACGAACTTATGAAAGCTCCAGAAGTTGCTTTAATAATAGCAACAGGTGGACCAGGAATGGTAAAGGCTGCATATAGCTCTGGAAAACCAGCACTGGGAGTTGGAGCAGGAAATTCACCAGCATATATTGAAAAAACAGCTAATATTGAGAAGGCTGTAAGAAATATAATGGCAAGTAAAACTTTTGACAACGGAACTATATGTGCATCAGAGCAATCTATAATTTGTGAAGAGTGTAATGAAGCACAGGTTATTAGAGAGTTTGAAAAGCAAGGCGGATACTTTATGAGTGAAGCTGAAACAAAAAAAGTTTGCGAACTTCTATTTAAACAAGGGCATGCAATGAATGCTAAGTTTGTTGGAAGATCAGCAGATGTAATAGCAAATGCTGCAGGATTTACAATTCCTTATGGAACAAAAGTGCTAATTGGAAGACAAAATGGAGTTGGAGCAGGAAATCCACTATCTTTTGAGAAGTTAACAACTGTTTTAGGATTCTATGTAACTAAAAACTGGCAAGAAGCTTGTGATTTAAGTATAGCTCTTTTACAAAATGGAATAGGTCATACAATGAGTATTCATACAGAAGATGAAGATATAGTAAGAAAATTTGCTAAAAAACCAGCTTCAAGAATTCTTGTAAATACAGGTGGTTCTCAAGGTGGAACTGGAGGAAGTACAGGACTTATGCCGTCGTTTACACTAGGGTGTGGTACATGGGGAGGAA of the Cetobacterium sp. NK01 genome contains:
- a CDS encoding acetaldehyde dehydrogenase (acetylating), which codes for MFDKDLTSIQHARDLARKGKCAANKISDYTEEQIDKIIKNMVRVAKENEECLAKMAVEETGFGKVEDKTFKNHLASTILYDSIKDMKTVGVIEEDKEKKMMCIAEPMGLILGIIPSTNPTSTAIFKSIIAVKSRNAIVFTPHPSAQKCTREAVRLMCKAAVEAGAPDCIVSCLEMCTMEATNELMKAPEVALIIATGGPGMVKAAYSSGKPALGVGAGNSPAYIEKTANIEKAVRNIMASKTFDNGTICASEQSIICEECNEAQVIREFEKQGGYFMSEAETKKVCELLFKQGHAMNAKFVGRSADVIANAAGFTIPYGTKVLIGRQNGVGAGNPLSFEKLTTVLGFYVTKNWQEACDLSIALLQNGIGHTMSIHTEDEDIVRKFAKKPASRILVNTGGSQGGTGGSTGLMPSFTLGCGTWGGSSISENVTPMHLLNIKRVAYGLIDCNELKREPVKEVKGITVYGSEKREDRVEKNILEKELLENPELVKLMEEILSTIKR